The following proteins are co-located in the Eleginops maclovinus isolate JMC-PN-2008 ecotype Puerto Natales chromosome 23, JC_Emac_rtc_rv5, whole genome shotgun sequence genome:
- the spry1 gene encoding protein sprouty homolog 1, whose translation MELQSQHGPGGSLVVIQQPSLESRQRSDYERELQHAAILSLDQIKAIRSNNEYTEGPSVVRRPPAPRMAPRPQDKQERTHEVILVNVNNNYEHRPSGHHHHVGGGMVVGAGGQQYGGSRAPVLSRSTSTGSAASSGSNSSASSEQGLLARSPPTRPGMSLQHHHRAERPVRTQPKPKALSQPSQGPHFHQPPLEAPLKPQGKGKSDISSSGNGVVAAAGHQFICERCGKCKCSDCTAPRSLPSCLACNGQCLCSAESALEHGTCMCLVKGIFYHCSNDDEGDSCADQPCSLSRSHCCSRFLCMGLMSVLFPCLLCYPPVKGCLKACQGCYDQVNRPGCRCKNSNTVYCKLESWAPQTQEKPS comes from the coding sequence ATGGAGCTCCAAAGTCAACATGGCCCCGGCGGTTCATTAGTGGTGATCCAGCAGCCTTCCCTAGAGAGCCGGCAGAGGTCGGATTACGAGCGGGAGCTCCAGCATGCCGCCATTCTCTCCCTGGACCAAATCAAGGCCATCCGCTCCAACAACGAGTATACCGAGGGGCCCTCAGTGGTACGGAGGCCCCCTGCACCCCGCATGGCCCCCAGGCCCCAGGACAAGCAGGAGAGAACTCACGAGGTCATCCTCGTCAATGTGAACAACAATTATGAGCACCGACCATCAGGTCACCACCATCATGTCGGGGGCGGCATGGTGGTTGGGGCTGGGGGACAGCAGTACGGCGGGTCCCGGGCTCCGGTGCTCAGCCGCTCCACTAGCACAGGAAGTGCCGCCAGTTCAGGGAGCAACAGCAGTGCCTCCTCTGAACAGGGACTCTTGGCACGCTCGCCCCCCACCAGGCCCGGCATGAGCTTACAGCACCACCACAGAGCGGAGCGGCCTGTTCGGACTCAGCCTAAGCCCAAGGCCCTTTCACAGCCCTCGCAGGGACCTCATTTCCACCAGCCTCCACTAGAGGCTCCACTCAAGCCACAGGGCAAAGGGAAATCAGACATTTCTAGCTCTGGCAACGGGGTGGTGGCTGCTGCCGGGCACCAGTTCATCTGTGAGCGCTGTGGGAAGTGCAAGTGTAGTGACTGTACGGCTCCTAGGAGCCTGCCTTCGTGTCTTGCGTGCAATGGCCAGTGCCTCTGTTCTGCAGAGAGCGCGCTGGAGCATGGCACGTGCATGTGCCTGGTTAAGGGCATCTTCTACCACTGCTCCAACGACGATGAGGGGGACTCTTGTGCTGACCAGCCCTGCTCGCTGTCACgctcccactgctgctctcGTTTCCTCTGCATGGGATTAATGTCGGTACTCTTTCCCTGTCTGCTATGCTACCCACCTGTTAAGGGGTGTCTGAAGGCGTGCCAGGGCTGCTACGACCAGGTCAACAGGCCCGGCTGTCGCTGCAAGAACTCCAACACTGTCTATTGCAAACTGGAGAGCTGGGCCCCACAGACCCAGGAAAAACCCTCCTGA